One genomic region from Streptomyces sp. NBC_01431 encodes:
- a CDS encoding M16 family metallopeptidase, whose protein sequence is MGHTATAQAASGGLTATEHRLANGLRVVLSEDHLTPVAAVCLWYDVGSRHEVKGRTGLAHLFEHLMFQGSHQVHGNGHFELVQGAGGSLNGTTSFERTNYFETMPAHQVELALWLEADRMGSLLAALDEESMENQRDVVKNERRQRYDNVPYGTAFEKLTALAYPEGHPYHHTPIGSMADLDAATLEDARDFFRTYYAPNNAVLAVVGDIDPEQTLAWVEKYFGSIPTHDGKQPPRDGVLPDTIGGQLREVVKEDVPARALMAAYRLPHDGTREADAADLALTVLGGGESSRLHNRLVRRDQTAVAAGFGLLRLAGAPSLGWLDVKTSGGVEVPDIEAAVDEELARFAAEGPTAEEMERAQAQLEREWLDRLGTVAGRADELCRYAVLFGDPQLALTAVDRVLDITAEEVKAVAAAKLRPDNRAVLVYEPIAPEASNEEEAEAGQ, encoded by the coding sequence ATGGGTCACACGGCCACAGCGCAGGCCGCCTCCGGCGGTCTGACAGCCACTGAGCACCGGCTGGCCAACGGCCTGCGCGTGGTGCTCTCCGAGGACCACCTGACCCCGGTCGCCGCGGTGTGCCTCTGGTACGACGTCGGCTCGCGCCACGAGGTCAAGGGCCGCACCGGCCTCGCCCACCTCTTCGAGCACCTCATGTTCCAGGGCTCCCACCAGGTGCACGGCAACGGCCACTTCGAGCTGGTGCAGGGGGCCGGCGGTTCGCTGAACGGCACCACCAGCTTCGAGCGCACCAACTACTTCGAGACCATGCCCGCCCACCAGGTGGAGCTCGCGCTCTGGCTGGAGGCCGACCGCATGGGCTCCCTCCTCGCCGCCCTCGACGAGGAGTCGATGGAGAACCAGCGCGACGTCGTCAAGAACGAGCGCCGCCAGCGCTACGACAACGTGCCCTACGGCACCGCCTTCGAGAAGCTGACCGCGCTCGCCTACCCCGAGGGCCACCCCTACCACCACACCCCGATCGGCTCCATGGCCGACCTGGACGCGGCGACCCTCGAAGACGCCCGCGACTTCTTCCGGACGTACTACGCGCCCAACAACGCGGTCCTCGCGGTGGTCGGCGACATCGACCCCGAGCAGACGCTGGCCTGGGTGGAGAAGTACTTCGGCTCCATCCCCACCCACGACGGCAAGCAACCGCCGCGCGACGGAGTGCTGCCCGACACCATCGGCGGGCAGCTGCGCGAGGTCGTCAAGGAGGACGTCCCGGCCCGCGCGCTGATGGCCGCCTACCGGCTGCCGCACGACGGCACCCGCGAGGCCGACGCCGCCGACCTGGCGCTGACCGTCCTCGGCGGCGGCGAGTCCTCCCGGCTGCACAACCGCCTGGTCCGCCGCGACCAGACCGCGGTCGCCGCCGGATTCGGGCTGCTGCGCCTGGCCGGCGCCCCCTCGCTCGGCTGGCTCGACGTCAAGACCTCCGGCGGTGTCGAGGTCCCCGACATCGAGGCCGCGGTCGACGAGGAGCTCGCGCGGTTCGCCGCCGAGGGCCCCACCGCGGAGGAGATGGAGCGCGCCCAGGCCCAGTTGGAGCGCGAGTGGCTCGACCGGCTCGGCACGGTCGCCGGCCGCGCCGACGAACTGTGCCGGTACGCCGTGCTGTTCGGCGACCCGCAGCTCGCCCTGACCGCTGTCGACCGGGTCCTCGACATCACCGCCGAGGAGGTCAAGGCGGTCGCCGCCGCGAAACTGCGCCCCGACAACCGGGCCGTCCTGGTGTACGAGCCCATCGCCCCCGAGGCAAGCAACGAAGAGGAAGCAGAGGCGGGCCAGTGA
- a CDS encoding DNA gyrase/topoisomerase IV subunit A, whose translation MARRSTKTPPPPDDFEERILDIDVVDEMQGSFLEYAYSVIYSRALPDARDGMKPVQRRIVYQMNEMGLRPDRGHVKCARVVGEVMGKLHPHGDASIYDALVRMAQPFSMRLPLVNGHGNFGSLGNDDPPAAMRYTECKMADATSLMTESIDEDTVDFTSNYDGQEREPVALPAAYPNLLVNGSSGIAVGMATNMPPHNLGEVIAAARHLIRHPDADLEALMRFVPGPDLPTGGRIVGLGGIKDAYESGRGTFKIRATASVENVTARRKGLVVTELPFTVGPEKVISKIKDLVGSKKLQGIADVKDLTDRAHGLRLVIEIKNGFVPEAVLEQLYKLTPMEESFGINNVALVDGQPLTLGLKELLEVYLDHRFDVVRRRSEFRRTKRRDRLHLVEGLLVALVDIDEVIRIIRSSDNSAQAKERLIERFSLSEIQTQYILDTPLRRLTKFDRIELESERDRLTGEIDELTGILDSDSELRKLVSAELASVAKKFSTDRRTVLLESAGAPVAAVALEVADDPCRVLLSSTGLLARTAGAEEFTTGEDDKRVKHDVIVSAVPATQRGDVGVVTSTGRLLRLAVIDLPQLPDTAAAPNLSGGAPISEFLSSLEPDETVVCLTTLDESSPGLAIGTEQGVVKRVVPDYPANKDELEVITLKDGDRIVGAAELRTGEEDLVFITDDAQLLRYQASQVRPQGRPAGGMAGIKLADGAKVISFTVVDPAGDASVFSVAGSQGTLLGDTAVSAKLTPFDQYPRKGRATGGVRCQRFLKGEDKLLFAWAGPAPARAAQANGAPAQLPEPDPRRDGSGTPLASPVAVVAGPAS comes from the coding sequence ATGGCCCGCCGCAGCACGAAGACCCCGCCGCCGCCCGACGACTTCGAGGAGCGGATCCTCGACATCGACGTCGTCGACGAGATGCAGGGCTCCTTCCTTGAGTACGCGTACTCCGTGATCTACTCGCGGGCCCTGCCGGACGCCCGCGACGGAATGAAGCCCGTCCAGCGCCGCATCGTCTACCAGATGAACGAGATGGGCCTGCGCCCCGACCGCGGCCACGTCAAGTGCGCCCGCGTCGTCGGCGAGGTGATGGGCAAGCTGCACCCGCACGGCGACGCGTCGATCTACGACGCGCTGGTGCGCATGGCGCAGCCGTTCTCCATGCGGCTGCCGCTGGTCAACGGCCACGGCAACTTCGGCTCGCTCGGCAACGACGACCCGCCGGCCGCGATGCGGTACACCGAGTGCAAGATGGCCGACGCCACCTCGCTGATGACGGAGTCGATCGACGAGGACACGGTCGACTTCACCTCGAACTACGACGGCCAGGAGCGGGAGCCGGTCGCCCTACCGGCCGCTTACCCGAACCTGCTGGTCAACGGCTCGTCCGGGATCGCGGTCGGCATGGCGACCAATATGCCGCCGCACAACCTGGGCGAGGTCATCGCCGCCGCCCGCCATCTGATCAGGCACCCCGACGCGGACCTGGAGGCGCTGATGCGCTTCGTCCCGGGTCCCGACCTGCCGACCGGCGGACGGATCGTGGGCCTGGGCGGCATCAAGGACGCCTACGAGTCGGGCCGCGGCACCTTCAAGATCCGCGCCACGGCGTCGGTGGAGAACGTGACGGCCCGCCGCAAGGGCCTGGTCGTGACCGAACTGCCCTTCACCGTCGGCCCGGAGAAGGTGATCTCCAAGATCAAGGACCTGGTCGGCTCGAAGAAGCTCCAGGGCATCGCCGATGTGAAGGACCTCACCGACCGCGCGCACGGCCTGCGTCTGGTCATCGAGATCAAGAACGGCTTCGTTCCCGAGGCCGTCCTTGAGCAGCTCTACAAGCTGACGCCGATGGAGGAGTCCTTCGGCATCAACAACGTGGCGCTGGTGGACGGGCAGCCGCTCACCCTGGGTCTCAAGGAGCTCCTGGAGGTCTACCTCGACCACCGCTTCGACGTCGTACGCCGCCGCAGCGAGTTCCGCCGCACCAAGCGCCGCGACCGGCTGCACCTGGTGGAGGGCCTGCTCGTCGCGCTGGTCGACATCGACGAGGTCATCAGGATCATCCGGTCGAGTGACAACTCGGCGCAGGCGAAGGAGCGCCTCATCGAGCGCTTCTCGCTGAGCGAGATCCAGACGCAGTACATCCTGGACACCCCGCTGCGCCGACTCACCAAGTTCGACCGGATCGAGCTGGAGAGCGAGCGCGACCGGCTGACCGGCGAGATCGACGAGCTGACCGGGATCCTGGACTCGGACAGCGAGCTGCGCAAGCTGGTGTCGGCCGAACTGGCCTCGGTGGCCAAGAAGTTCAGCACCGACCGGCGCACGGTGCTGCTCGAATCGGCGGGTGCCCCGGTGGCCGCAGTGGCCCTGGAGGTCGCGGACGACCCGTGCCGGGTGCTGCTCTCCTCGACGGGTCTGCTCGCGCGCACGGCGGGGGCCGAGGAGTTCACGACCGGGGAGGACGACAAGCGCGTCAAGCACGATGTCATCGTCTCGGCCGTGCCCGCGACGCAGCGCGGTGACGTGGGCGTGGTGACGTCGACCGGACGGCTGCTGCGGCTGGCGGTGATCGATCTGCCGCAGCTTCCGGACACGGCGGCCGCGCCGAACCTGTCGGGCGGGGCCCCGATCTCGGAGTTCCTGTCCTCGCTGGAGCCGGACGAGACGGTGGTCTGTCTGACCACGCTCGACGAGTCGTCGCCGGGGCTCGCGATCGGCACCGAACAGGGCGTCGTCAAGCGGGTGGTGCCCGACTATCCGGCGAACAAGGACGAGTTGGAGGTCATCACCCTCAAGGACGGAGACCGGATCGTGGGCGCGGCCGAGCTCCGCACCGGCGAGGAGGACCTGGTCTTCATCACCGACGACGCCCAGCTCCTGCGCTACCAGGCGAGCCAGGTGCGCCCCCAGGGCCGTCCCGCGGGCGGCATGGCCGGCATCAAACTGGCCGACGGCGCCAAGGTCATCTCGTTCACGGTGGTCGACCCCGCCGGAGACGCGTCGGTGTTCTCGGTTGCCGGTTCGCAGGGCACGCTGCTCGGCGACACGGCGGTGTCGGCGAAGCTGACGCCGTTCGACCAGTATCCGCGCAAGGGCCGCGCCACCGGTGGGGTGCGCTGCCAGCGCTTCCTGAAGGGTGAGGACAAGCTGCTGTTCGCCTGGGCGGGCCCGGCCCCGGCCCGCGCGGCCCAGGCCAACGGCGCCCCGGCCCAGCTTCCCGAGCCCGACCCGCGCCGCGACGGCTCGGGCACACCGCTGGCCTCGCCGGTCGCGGTGGTGGCGGGCCCGGCGTCGTAG
- a CDS encoding CobW family GTP-binding protein, whose protein sequence is MSSPNPSQQIPVIVLAGFLGSGKTTLLNHLLRAGRGTRIGAIVNDFGSIEIDAMTVAGQLGDSTVSLGNGCLCCAVDASELDLYLDRLTRPAARLDVIVIEASGLAEPQELVKMLLASENPRIVYGGLVEVVDAAEYDTTRDKHPEIERHLAIADLVVLNKTDRVDAADLARLRTALGGAAAVVEAEYGRVDPELFFDRRPVTERVGQLAFDDLLDDLPGDGDGDGACACAGEGCGDGACAGDGHGCDCSGGEGGEGGEGGEGGSCGGGHGHGACCDGGHGQGHSHRVGPGRGRGGHLHAGYESVAFTSDVPMDPRRLMAFLDTRPEGLYRIKGFVDFGADDPRNRYTVHAVGRFLRFYPEPWGRARERLTQLVLIGSGIDAPALHRRLAECVTSGPGATPDERAMWGVLRYVPEPPQEHQEDQEHEELLEREELQEPEELHEREELLEPEELHEREELQEPDGPGEFDELPGAVR, encoded by the coding sequence GTGAGCAGCCCGAACCCGAGCCAGCAGATCCCCGTCATCGTCCTCGCGGGCTTCCTCGGATCGGGCAAGACCACCTTGCTCAACCATCTGCTCAGAGCCGGCCGCGGCACCCGGATCGGGGCCATCGTCAACGACTTCGGCTCCATCGAGATCGACGCGATGACGGTGGCCGGGCAACTCGGCGACTCGACCGTCTCGCTCGGCAACGGCTGCCTGTGCTGCGCCGTGGACGCGAGCGAACTCGATCTCTACCTGGACCGGCTCACCCGGCCCGCCGCCCGCCTCGACGTCATCGTCATCGAGGCGAGCGGCCTCGCCGAACCCCAGGAACTCGTGAAGATGCTGCTCGCCAGCGAGAACCCGCGGATCGTGTACGGGGGCCTGGTCGAGGTGGTCGACGCGGCGGAGTATGACACCACCCGCGACAAGCACCCCGAGATCGAACGGCACTTGGCCATCGCCGACCTGGTCGTGCTCAACAAGACGGACCGGGTGGACGCAGCGGACCTGGCCCGGCTGCGCACGGCGCTCGGGGGAGCGGCCGCGGTGGTCGAGGCCGAGTACGGCAGGGTCGACCCGGAGCTGTTCTTCGACCGCAGACCCGTCACGGAACGGGTGGGCCAACTCGCCTTCGACGACCTCCTGGACGACCTGCCCGGCGACGGCGACGGCGACGGCGCCTGCGCCTGCGCGGGGGAGGGCTGTGGAGACGGAGCGTGCGCAGGGGACGGGCACGGCTGCGACTGTAGCGGCGGAGAAGGCGGAGAAGGCGGAGAAGGCGGAGAAGGCGGCAGCTGTGGGGGCGGTCACGGCCACGGGGCGTGCTGCGATGGCGGCCACGGTCAGGGGCACAGCCACCGAGTCGGCCCGGGGCGTGGGCGCGGCGGCCATCTGCATGCCGGGTACGAGTCCGTCGCGTTCACCTCGGACGTGCCGATGGACCCGCGCCGTCTGATGGCCTTCCTCGACACCCGGCCCGAGGGCCTCTACCGCATCAAGGGGTTTGTCGACTTCGGCGCCGACGACCCGCGCAACAGGTACACCGTGCACGCCGTCGGCAGGTTCCTGCGCTTCTACCCCGAGCCCTGGGGGCGCGCGCGGGAGCGCCTCACCCAGCTCGTCCTCATCGGTTCCGGCATCGACGCGCCCGCGCTGCACCGCCGACTCGCCGAGTGCGTAACGTCCGGCCCGGGGGCCACCCCGGACGAGCGCGCCATGTGGGGGGTCCTGCGCTACGTCCCCGAACCGCCGCAGGAGCACCAGGAGGACCAGGAGCACGAAGAACTCCTGGAGCGCGAAGAACTCCAGGAGCCCGAGGAACTCCACGAGCGCGAAGAACTCCTGGAGCCCGAGGAACTCCACGAGCGCGAAGAACTCCAGGAGCCCGACGGGCCCGGGGAATTCGATGAACTCCCCGGAGCCGTCCGCTAG
- a CDS encoding helix-turn-helix domain-containing protein, with amino-acid sequence MSDQTDAPVGMQEQLFEELRRIKQASGFSYGQLADKTHYSRSSWERFLNGKQLPSKVAVEQFAAATGADPHPLLALLVPGAQTQPQSQPQSQSQSQPSGQEQEQEPAAADEVDVPQSPEPVLAAPKALEPAPRAVKPARLGPRLPEWVPPLLARRRADGRRPWRRRLGAVGYIASGAVMGTVATVLVMGAGSGQPGGSGSTPGAQAPSTGAGKTAPVPAAGKVAVRCSGDTCHRRDPQAMDCQWDATTAHDTWLRGMHIELRYSPSCHAVWGRIEAGAVGDVVTIKDRTGLEQEATILTDRDTYTQMLAVTDEAPPSTVTICGAIPSQKQQECSPSAKVQP; translated from the coding sequence ATGTCGGACCAGACCGATGCACCTGTGGGCATGCAGGAACAGCTCTTTGAGGAATTGCGCCGCATCAAGCAGGCGTCCGGGTTCAGCTACGGACAGCTGGCCGACAAGACCCACTACAGCCGCTCCTCCTGGGAGCGGTTCCTGAACGGGAAACAACTGCCCTCCAAGGTCGCGGTCGAGCAGTTCGCCGCCGCCACCGGAGCCGACCCGCACCCGCTGCTCGCCCTGCTCGTACCGGGGGCGCAGACACAGCCCCAGTCACAGCCGCAGTCCCAGTCCCAGTCACAGCCGTCGGGCCAGGAACAGGAACAGGAACCGGCCGCCGCCGATGAGGTGGACGTGCCGCAGTCCCCGGAGCCTGTCCTCGCGGCCCCGAAGGCGCTGGAACCGGCACCCCGTGCCGTGAAGCCCGCGCGCCTCGGGCCCCGCCTTCCCGAATGGGTCCCTCCGCTGCTCGCCCGGCGCCGGGCCGACGGTCGTCGCCCCTGGCGGCGCAGGCTGGGTGCCGTGGGCTACATCGCCTCCGGCGCGGTCATGGGTACGGTCGCCACCGTGCTGGTCATGGGCGCCGGGTCCGGCCAGCCCGGCGGATCCGGCAGTACTCCAGGTGCCCAGGCGCCGAGTACCGGGGCCGGCAAGACGGCGCCGGTCCCCGCGGCCGGGAAGGTCGCGGTGCGCTGTTCCGGGGACACCTGTCATCGCCGCGATCCGCAGGCCATGGACTGCCAGTGGGATGCGACCACCGCGCACGACACATGGCTGCGCGGCATGCACATAGAGCTGCGCTACAGCCCTTCCTGCCATGCGGTGTGGGGGCGCATCGAGGCCGGTGCCGTCGGGGACGTCGTAACGATCAAGGACCGGACCGGCCTTGAGCAGGAGGCCACGATCCTGACCGACCGCGACACCTACACCCAGATGCTCGCGGTCACCGACGAGGCACCGCCGAGCACCGTGACGATCTGCGGCGCCATACCGAGCCAGAAGCAGCAGGAGTGCTCGCCGAGCGCCAAGGTCCAGCCGTAG
- a CDS encoding CoA transferase yields the protein MDHSHQLGTAQAWAALDGDPGLLRHIVFEGAGALPSRLPVMDLARSTVAVCALAAAELTAARTGREVPAVRVHDGAVTTAFLSDRLVRVDGVAPTTFAPLSRFWRAADGWVRTHANYPHHRARLLSALGLPADAEVPAVADAIGSRPAQDVESTVYAAGGLAVALRSPKEWAAHEQGALAATLPLLTTERIGSRPPRVPRGLDGDPLLPAAGLRVLDLTRVLAGPVATRTLALLGADVLRIDAPQLPESQEAHNDTGMGKRSTRLDLGDRADRRTFDELLDTADVVVTGYRPGALEHHGLTPEALAERRPELVIAQLSAWGRYGPWHERRGFDSLVQVATGIAALEGTPDAPGALPAQALDHGTGYLLAAAVLRALTGQRDSGGARLIRLALTQTAAWLTDGLTAPAAARADAPYEQERWLTETDSAMGRLRHALPPVSYAGGPLNWPRPPGLWGTDAARWVTA from the coding sequence ATGGATCACTCGCATCAGTTGGGCACGGCACAGGCGTGGGCGGCATTGGACGGCGATCCCGGACTTCTGCGCCATATCGTCTTCGAGGGCGCCGGGGCGCTGCCCTCGCGCCTGCCCGTCATGGATCTGGCACGCTCCACGGTGGCGGTCTGCGCGCTCGCCGCCGCCGAGCTCACCGCCGCCCGCACCGGCCGCGAGGTGCCCGCCGTGCGCGTGCACGACGGCGCGGTGACCACCGCGTTCCTCAGCGATCGCCTGGTCCGCGTGGACGGCGTGGCGCCGACGACCTTCGCGCCGCTCTCACGCTTCTGGCGCGCCGCCGACGGCTGGGTCCGTACCCACGCCAACTATCCCCACCACCGCGCGCGATTGCTGTCGGCCCTCGGTCTGCCCGCCGACGCGGAGGTGCCCGCGGTGGCGGACGCGATCGGCTCCCGCCCGGCACAAGACGTCGAGTCGACGGTCTACGCGGCGGGCGGCCTCGCCGTGGCACTGCGCAGTCCGAAGGAGTGGGCCGCCCACGAGCAGGGTGCGCTGGCCGCGACTCTGCCCCTGTTGACGACGGAGCGCATCGGCAGTCGACCGCCCCGCGTGCCGCGCGGGCTGGACGGAGATCCGCTGCTGCCCGCCGCGGGACTGAGGGTGCTCGACCTCACCCGGGTCCTCGCGGGCCCCGTCGCCACCCGCACGCTCGCGCTCCTTGGCGCCGACGTCCTGCGGATCGACGCGCCGCAGCTGCCCGAGAGCCAGGAGGCCCACAACGACACGGGCATGGGGAAGCGTTCGACCAGGCTCGACCTCGGCGACCGCGCCGACCGCCGCACCTTCGACGAACTGCTCGACACCGCCGACGTCGTGGTCACCGGCTACCGGCCCGGAGCCCTGGAGCACCACGGCCTCACCCCCGAGGCGCTGGCCGAGCGCCGGCCGGAGCTGGTGATCGCCCAGCTGTCGGCGTGGGGACGGTACGGGCCGTGGCACGAGCGCCGCGGTTTCGACAGCCTGGTCCAGGTCGCCACCGGGATCGCCGCCCTGGAGGGCACTCCCGACGCTCCGGGCGCCCTGCCCGCGCAGGCCCTCGACCACGGCACCGGCTATCTGCTGGCCGCCGCGGTCCTGCGCGCGCTGACCGGACAGCGCGACTCCGGTGGCGCCCGGCTGATCCGGCTGGCGCTGACGCAGACCGCCGCCTGGCTCACGGACGGCCTCACGGCACCGGCGGCCGCCCGCGCCGACGCGCCGTACGAGCAGGAGCGGTGGCTGACGGAGACGGACAGCGCCATGGGCAGGCTGCGGCACGCCCTGCCGCCGGTCTCCTACGCCGGTGGCCCGCTCAACTGGCCGCGTCCGCCCGGTCTTTGGGGTACGGACGCCGCGCGTTGGGTCACGGCCTGA
- a CDS encoding sensor histidine kinase, with the protein MTAPPTAAAPRRLRFGWPQRVFSQVLLMQLAIAAGVAVLATGLFLAPLSAQLDDQAMRRALAIAAATAAQPSIADDLVASRPGVGGPVQVEAERIRRATGAEYVVIMDTRGVRWSHPDPGKVGRVVSTDPDDVLAGRDVMEIDSGTLGRSARGKVPLREANGTIVGAVSVGIEYDSVRARLLNAIPGLLAYAGGALAVGALAAYIIARRIQKQTRDLAFSDISGLLAEREAMLHSIREGVVALDRSGRVRLLNDEAQRLLGVGPEARGRALDEVLGAGRTTDVLAGRVEGTDLLTVRGHRVLVANRMPTDDGGAVATLRDRTELERLGRELDSTRGLIDALRAQDHEHANRLHTLLGLLELELHEEAAEFITEVVGVHRTTAEQVTEKVRDPLLAAVLVGKATVAAERAVALSLSPATLLPDRLVDPRGLVTVAGNLVDNALDATAGSPGAAVEVELRAEGRTVVLRVRDTGPGIPMEQRELVFTEGWSTKEAPAHGKRGLGLALVRRFAERMGGCATVDAGPGGGAEFTVILPDALSEALAELPGVDVPPAQEAGVREGPGREPGMNAAPGHDPGVSAAPTHEPGMNEARGREPGVRDAPGREPSVSDAPPPQPGMNEAPDHEPDVSDAHAQETAAEGTR; encoded by the coding sequence ATGACCGCCCCACCGACAGCCGCCGCCCCGCGACGCCTGCGGTTCGGCTGGCCGCAGCGCGTCTTCTCCCAGGTGCTGCTCATGCAGCTGGCCATCGCCGCCGGGGTCGCCGTCCTTGCCACCGGGCTCTTCCTCGCCCCGCTCAGCGCCCAGCTGGACGACCAGGCGATGCGGCGCGCGCTCGCCATCGCGGCGGCGACCGCCGCCCAGCCGTCCATCGCCGACGACCTGGTGGCCTCCCGGCCGGGCGTCGGCGGACCCGTACAGGTGGAGGCCGAGCGGATCAGGCGGGCGACGGGCGCCGAGTACGTGGTGATCATGGACACCCGGGGGGTGCGCTGGTCGCACCCCGATCCCGGGAAGGTCGGCCGGGTCGTCTCCACCGACCCGGACGACGTCCTGGCGGGCCGCGACGTCATGGAGATCGACAGCGGCACGCTCGGGCGCTCGGCCCGGGGCAAGGTGCCGCTGCGGGAAGCGAACGGCACGATCGTCGGCGCGGTGTCGGTGGGCATCGAGTACGACAGTGTGCGGGCCCGGCTCCTGAACGCCATCCCCGGCCTGCTCGCCTACGCCGGCGGCGCCCTCGCGGTGGGCGCGCTCGCCGCCTACATCATCGCCCGGCGCATCCAGAAGCAGACCCGTGACCTGGCTTTCTCCGATATCTCGGGGCTGCTCGCGGAGCGCGAGGCCATGCTGCACTCCATCCGTGAGGGTGTGGTCGCGCTCGACCGGAGCGGCCGTGTCCGGCTGCTCAACGACGAGGCGCAGCGACTGCTCGGCGTCGGGCCCGAGGCCCGGGGCCGGGCGCTTGACGAGGTGCTCGGGGCGGGGCGTACGACCGATGTGCTGGCCGGCCGGGTCGAAGGCACCGACCTCCTGACCGTACGCGGCCACCGCGTTCTGGTCGCCAACCGGATGCCCACCGATGACGGGGGCGCCGTCGCCACGCTCCGCGACCGCACGGAACTGGAGCGCCTGGGCCGCGAGCTGGACTCGACGCGCGGCCTGATCGACGCCCTGCGCGCCCAGGACCACGAGCACGCCAACCGGCTGCACACCTTGCTCGGTCTGCTCGAACTTGAGCTGCACGAGGAGGCCGCCGAGTTCATCACCGAGGTCGTCGGAGTGCACCGGACCACCGCGGAACAGGTCACCGAGAAGGTCAGGGACCCGCTGCTCGCGGCGGTCCTGGTCGGCAAGGCGACGGTCGCCGCCGAGCGCGCGGTCGCGCTCAGCCTGTCCCCCGCCACGCTGCTGCCGGACCGGCTCGTCGATCCGCGCGGCCTGGTCACGGTCGCCGGCAACCTGGTCGACAACGCGCTGGACGCGACGGCCGGCTCGCCTGGTGCCGCGGTCGAGGTGGAACTCCGCGCCGAGGGCCGCACGGTCGTCCTGCGCGTCCGCGACACCGGACCCGGAATCCCCATGGAGCAGCGCGAGTTGGTCTTCACCGAGGGCTGGTCGACCAAGGAGGCGCCCGCGCACGGCAAGCGGGGCCTCGGCCTCGCACTGGTCCGCCGGTTCGCGGAACGGATGGGCGGCTGCGCGACGGTCGACGCGGGGCCGGGCGGCGGCGCCGAGTTCACGGTGATCCTGCCGGACGCGCTGAGCGAGGCACTGGCCGAACTGCCGGGCGTGGACGTGCCCCCGGCTCAAGAGGCTGGCGTGCGGGAGGGGCCGGGTCGCGAACCGGGCATGAACGCAGCACCGGGTCACGACCCGGGCGTGAGTGCAGCGCCGACTCACGAACCGGGCATGAACGAGGCACGAGGTCGTGAACCGGGCGTGCGCGACGCACCTGGTCGCGAACCAAGCGTGAGCGACGCGCCGCCTCCCCAACCCGGCATGAACGAAGCACCAGATCACGAACCCGATGTGAGCGACGCGCACGCTCAGGAGACCGCAGCGGAGGGGACACGATGA
- a CDS encoding DUF7342 family protein, with product MIDVLVVDDDSRVADINAAYTRKVPGFRVVAQAHSAAEALARVAEQPVDLVLLDHYLPDENGLAFVRELRRLGHHTDVIMVTAARDVATVQAAMRQGALQYLVKPFTFVGLRTKLEAYAALRRTLDGGGEAEQAEVDRIFGALSVPTESDLPKGHSPTTADLLRKVLKAAEGPLSAQEIAERAGVSRQTAQRYLKLLERAGRVRLGLRYGETGRPEHRYAWTTSP from the coding sequence ATGATCGACGTACTCGTCGTGGACGACGATTCGCGGGTCGCCGACATCAATGCGGCGTACACCCGGAAAGTTCCCGGATTCCGGGTGGTGGCCCAGGCGCATTCGGCCGCCGAAGCGCTCGCGCGGGTCGCCGAGCAGCCGGTGGACCTTGTACTGCTCGACCACTATCTGCCGGACGAGAACGGGCTCGCGTTCGTACGGGAACTGCGCAGACTCGGCCACCACACCGACGTGATCATGGTGACCGCGGCGCGGGATGTGGCCACCGTCCAGGCGGCGATGCGTCAGGGAGCGCTCCAGTACCTGGTGAAACCGTTCACCTTCGTTGGGCTGCGCACCAAACTTGAGGCGTACGCCGCACTGCGCCGCACCCTGGACGGCGGCGGGGAGGCCGAACAGGCGGAGGTGGACCGGATCTTCGGCGCGCTGTCGGTGCCGACCGAGTCCGACCTCCCCAAGGGCCACTCCCCCACCACCGCCGACCTGCTGCGCAAGGTGCTGAAGGCGGCCGAAGGCCCGCTCTCGGCGCAGGAGATCGCGGAGCGGGCCGGGGTGAGCCGTCAGACGGCCCAGCGGTATCTGAAACTGCTCGAACGGGCGGGTCGGGTGCGGCTCGGCCTCCGCTACGGAGAGACCGGCCGCCCCGAGCACCGCTACGCGTGGACCACCTCGCCGTGA